In Dysgonomonadaceae bacterium zrk40, one genomic interval encodes:
- a CDS encoding YihA family ribosome biogenesis GTP-binding protein has translation MNIQTAEFIISNTDHHQCPQDGKPEYAFIGRSNVGKSSLINMLTNRKGLAMTSSTPGKTMLINHFLINGEWYLVDLPGYGYARRGKEGREKLRVIIEDYILEREVLSNLFVLVDSRHEPQQIDLEFMEWLGENGIPFAIVFTKADKQGSGKLQMNVNAYKEKMLESWEELPPIFVTSSEKAQGRELLLDYINDINRSLRGKD, from the coding sequence ATGAATATTCAAACGGCAGAATTCATCATCAGCAACACCGATCACCACCAATGCCCGCAGGACGGGAAACCGGAATATGCCTTTATTGGTCGTTCCAATGTTGGTAAGTCGTCACTGATAAACATGCTCACCAACCGAAAAGGATTGGCCATGACCTCTTCCACTCCGGGAAAGACCATGTTGATCAATCACTTTCTGATCAACGGTGAGTGGTATCTGGTGGACCTTCCCGGTTACGGGTACGCGCGTCGTGGCAAGGAGGGTCGGGAGAAACTACGGGTCATCATTGAAGATTATATTCTCGAAAGGGAGGTGCTGTCCAATCTCTTTGTACTGGTGGACTCGCGACATGAACCACAGCAGATTGATCTGGAATTCATGGAGTGGCTGGGTGAGAATGGCATCCCCTTTGCAATTGTTTTCACCAAGGCGGACAAGCAGGGAAGTGGCAAACTGCAGATGAATGTGAACGCATACAAAGAAAAGATGTTGGAGAGCTGGGAGGAGCTACCCCCCATCTTCGTTACCTCCTCCGAGAAAGCACAGGGTAGGGAGCTGTTGCTGGATTACATCAATGATATTAACCGTTCCCTTAGAGGAAAAGATTAA
- the atpG gene encoding ATP synthase F1 subunit gamma — protein MALLKEIKSRLQSVRSTKKITTAMMMVSSAKLLKTQQLIATLYPYEQKLNHLLQHLLQEEKEFQSPYTQQRDVKRVAIVVFSSNTGLAGRFNHNIITRLSSVMESYMHLGKENILVYPIGNKVTKSVEKLGMVPAGDYEALAAKPSYKATRLIAMELMQLFITGKIDRVELIYHHFVSKGTQEVRQEIFLPVALPCAGSEGSEQEYIVEPDKISLLEQLLPKVIQMKLYTMHIDSVTSEHAARMTAMQIANDNADNLIDELKLEYNKVRQQSITNELLDIAGGTIR, from the coding sequence ATGGCACTACTGAAAGAAATTAAAAGCAGGTTACAATCGGTCCGCTCCACCAAGAAGATCACCACCGCCATGATGATGGTCTCTTCCGCGAAGCTGTTGAAGACACAGCAGCTCATCGCGACACTCTATCCTTATGAGCAGAAGCTGAACCATTTGCTGCAACATCTGCTGCAAGAGGAGAAGGAGTTCCAATCGCCTTACACCCAACAGCGCGATGTCAAACGGGTAGCCATCGTGGTATTCTCCTCCAACACGGGGCTTGCAGGTCGTTTCAACCACAACATCATAACCAGGCTCTCTTCGGTTATGGAGAGCTACATGCATCTGGGGAAAGAAAACATCCTGGTCTATCCCATCGGGAACAAGGTTACCAAATCAGTAGAAAAATTGGGAATGGTACCGGCCGGTGATTATGAAGCACTCGCTGCCAAACCCTCCTATAAGGCTACGCGGCTGATTGCTATGGAGTTGATGCAATTGTTCATCACCGGTAAGATCGACCGGGTAGAACTGATTTACCACCACTTCGTCAGCAAGGGAACACAAGAGGTTCGGCAAGAGATCTTTTTACCGGTAGCACTTCCATGTGCCGGGAGTGAGGGTTCTGAGCAGGAATACATTGTGGAACCTGACAAGATCAGCCTCCTGGAGCAACTACTTCCCAAAGTGATCCAGATGAAGCTCTATACCATGCACATCGACTCGGTCACCTCTGAGCATGCAGCCCGTATGACTGCCATGCAGATTGCCAACGACAATGCTGACAACCTTATAGATGAGTTAAAACTTGAATACAACAAGGTACGTCAGCAATCTATCACAAACGAACTACTTGATATTGCGGGAGGAACAATCCGTTAA
- a CDS encoding F0F1 ATP synthase subunit alpha — protein sequence MANNGIKISEVSDILRMQLEGLDTDIKYDETGQVISVSDGVVRIYGLRNAESNELLLFDNGMQAIVMNLEEDNVGAILLGATSDVKEGYIVKRTGHVASIRVGEGMLGRVISPTGKPIDGKGALKGELLEMPLERKAPGVIFRQPVNKPLQTGIKAVDAMIPIGRGQRELIIGDRQTGKSSIAIDTILNQRKNYEEGDPVYCIYVAIGQKGSTVASLVKTLTEHGAMDYTIVIAASGSDTAALRYIAPFAGAAVGEYFRDTGRHALVVFDDLSKQAVAYREVSLILRRPSGREAYPGDIFYLHSRLLERAASIISQQDVVMHMNDLPSCMQERVKGGGSLTALPIIETQAGDVSAYIPTNVISITDGQIFLEADLYNRGVRPAINVGISVSRVGGNAQVKAMKKVAGSLKIDQAQYQELAAFTKFGGDMDAVTMMTIDKGQKNEQLLIQPVHTPMRVEHQIAVLYCGTHGLLKKVPLLEVDRFEKLFLATMELKHRDDVLNRLKEGIMNNEIGKIIEQAASDTIESMQY from the coding sequence ATGGCAAACAACGGAATCAAAATTAGTGAGGTATCGGATATTCTGCGGATGCAGCTGGAGGGTCTCGACACCGACATCAAGTACGACGAGACAGGCCAGGTAATCAGCGTCAGTGATGGCGTGGTGCGCATATATGGGCTTCGCAATGCAGAGTCTAATGAACTGTTGCTGTTCGACAACGGCATGCAGGCCATCGTCATGAACCTGGAGGAGGACAACGTGGGAGCCATCTTGTTGGGTGCCACCAGCGATGTAAAAGAGGGTTACATCGTGAAACGTACTGGCCACGTGGCCTCCATTCGCGTGGGAGAAGGTATGCTGGGAAGGGTGATCTCACCTACAGGTAAACCGATCGATGGCAAAGGAGCCTTGAAGGGTGAGCTGTTGGAGATGCCGCTAGAAAGGAAAGCACCTGGCGTTATCTTCCGCCAGCCAGTGAACAAACCACTGCAAACAGGTATCAAAGCGGTAGATGCAATGATACCCATCGGACGGGGTCAACGTGAGTTGATCATTGGTGATCGTCAGACCGGCAAATCAAGTATCGCCATTGACACCATTTTGAATCAGCGGAAGAACTATGAGGAGGGAGATCCGGTCTACTGTATTTACGTGGCGATTGGTCAGAAAGGTTCAACGGTGGCTTCCCTGGTGAAAACACTCACCGAACATGGAGCCATGGATTATACCATCGTGATTGCAGCCAGCGGATCCGATACGGCTGCATTGCGTTACATCGCACCATTTGCCGGTGCTGCCGTGGGTGAATATTTCCGTGATACAGGGCGTCATGCCCTGGTTGTCTTCGATGATCTCTCCAAACAAGCAGTAGCTTACCGGGAGGTGTCATTGATCCTACGTCGCCCCTCGGGACGTGAAGCCTATCCGGGTGATATCTTCTACCTTCACTCCCGCTTGCTGGAACGTGCCGCGAGCATCATCTCACAGCAGGATGTGGTGATGCACATGAACGACCTTCCTTCATGCATGCAGGAACGGGTGAAGGGTGGTGGCTCCCTCACCGCGCTACCCATCATTGAGACGCAGGCGGGTGATGTCTCCGCCTACATCCCTACCAATGTGATCTCCATCACCGATGGACAGATCTTTTTGGAGGCTGATCTTTATAACAGAGGGGTCCGTCCCGCCATCAACGTCGGCATCTCCGTCTCCCGCGTGGGGGGCAACGCGCAGGTGAAGGCAATGAAAAAAGTGGCCGGTTCACTGAAGATCGACCAGGCGCAGTACCAGGAACTGGCTGCCTTCACCAAGTTTGGTGGTGATATGGACGCGGTCACCATGATGACAATCGACAAGGGGCAAAAAAATGAACAGCTACTGATACAGCCTGTACACACTCCAATGAGGGTGGAACACCAGATTGCAGTTCTTTACTGTGGTACACACGGTCTGCTCAAAAAGGTTCCCCTGTTGGAGGTAGACCGATTTGAGAAGCTGTTTCTTGCCACCATGGAGTTGAAACACCGGGATGATGTGCTCAACCGACTTAAGGAGGGGATCATGAACAACGAGATTGGAAAAATCATCGAACAGGCTGCATCAGACACCATCGAATCGATGCAATACTAA
- a CDS encoding F0F1 ATP synthase subunit delta, whose translation MNTGLISSRYAKALLEHAIDSGEQVEVYRRMQTLAAMFNQQPTLRRALAGTMNTKKQKMSLLQTACGGGELPPSLQRMLRLILENEREDLIHYFALRYAELHRERFEIQYGRLVTALPIDEETEKRFIERIRQIVGGSLEVEPVVDPSIIGGFILYLDDDRWDASVAGELSRIRNRFRILDAAIETR comes from the coding sequence ATGAACACCGGACTCATCTCCTCCCGTTACGCGAAAGCGCTGCTGGAACATGCCATCGACTCAGGAGAGCAGGTGGAGGTCTATCGAAGGATGCAGACCCTGGCCGCCATGTTCAACCAACAGCCTACTTTGCGTCGTGCCCTTGCAGGAACGATGAACACGAAAAAGCAAAAGATGTCCCTTCTGCAAACCGCCTGCGGAGGGGGAGAGTTACCTCCCTCGCTGCAACGGATGTTACGGCTTATTTTAGAAAATGAACGTGAGGATCTGATTCACTATTTCGCTCTGCGATATGCAGAGCTCCATCGTGAGCGTTTTGAGATCCAGTACGGCAGGCTTGTCACCGCGTTGCCGATCGATGAGGAGACAGAGAAGCGGTTCATCGAACGCATCCGTCAGATTGTAGGTGGCAGTCTGGAGGTGGAGCCTGTAGTCGACCCCTCCATTATTGGAGGCTTCATCCTCTACCTCGACGACGACCGCTGGGACGCCAGCGTGGCAGGCGAACTATCCCGCATCCGCAACCGTTTCAGGATACTGGATGCGGCTATTGAAACAAGATGA
- the atpF gene encoding F0F1 ATP synthase subunit B, whose amino-acid sequence MSLLTPELGLLFWMMISFGIVLLILARYGFPVILKAVEKRKNYIEASLVAAREAQEELGKVVQTGERMLAEARRDQHAILKETTRLKEQLIEEARAAAAAESEKMLALARKKIEAEQEEALRTIRREVSTLSVELAERILREKLGDEQEQMKMIDRLLDEVDISKS is encoded by the coding sequence ATGTCGTTATTGACACCCGAACTGGGACTGCTCTTCTGGATGATGATCTCTTTCGGAATCGTCCTTCTGATACTGGCCAGGTATGGGTTTCCGGTGATCCTGAAGGCTGTTGAGAAGAGGAAGAACTACATCGAAGCGTCATTGGTAGCAGCTCGTGAAGCCCAGGAAGAACTGGGGAAGGTAGTGCAGACCGGCGAGCGGATGCTGGCTGAAGCACGTCGGGATCAGCATGCCATCCTCAAGGAGACGACCAGACTCAAGGAACAGCTGATTGAGGAAGCCCGCGCAGCGGCAGCTGCCGAATCGGAGAAGATGTTGGCTTTGGCTCGCAAGAAGATTGAAGCAGAGCAGGAGGAGGCATTGCGCACCATCCGCCGTGAGGTCTCTACCCTCTCGGTGGAGTTGGCGGAAAGGATTCTACGGGAGAAGCTGGGCGATGAGCAGGAGCAGATGAAGATGATAGACCGCTTGCTGGATGAAGTAGACATCTCAAAATCCTGA
- the atpE gene encoding ATP synthase F0 subunit C — MELLSVMLQIQHEALSTLGLAVAIGVAVFAAAFGIGRIGQSALEGIARQPESASDIRTTMIISAALIEGVALFAIVVCGFIL, encoded by the coding sequence ATGGAACTTTTATCAGTGATGTTGCAGATACAGCATGAAGCGTTGAGTACTTTAGGATTGGCAGTAGCAATCGGAGTAGCCGTATTTGCGGCAGCCTTTGGAATTGGCAGAATCGGACAGTCGGCCCTGGAGGGGATCGCACGTCAGCCGGAGTCGGCCTCTGACATCCGCACCACCATGATCATCTCGGCAGCCCTTATCGAGGGGGTCGCTTTGTTTGCCATCGTAGTGTGTGGTTTCATCCTTTAA
- the atpB gene encoding F0F1 ATP synthase subunit A: MKQRLTFIALMLITLLSPSQVSASLQTDEEAAGGGELNVKEMILHHLADSYEWHITGNGERDLSIPLPVILHSRQSGWHLFLSSRLHHGEVSYRGFSIASEGKYAGKIVESLPGGTIARPLDLSLTRNAASLLFSSLLLILLVLSAARSISRDPLKPKKGLGGLMEMAVVMIEDEVIKPAVGKDYARYSPYLLTLFFFILINNLMGLIPLIPGGANVTGNIAVTLVMAVTTFLVVNFTGSKEYYREIFWPDVPVWLKVPFPLMPIIEVVGLFTKPFALMIRLFANIMAGHAIVLGLTSLIFVSVSLGATINASMTAASVLFTVFIDFVELLVAFIQAYVFTLLSAVFIGLARVEPHIVRNGEHSTANHPTHK, from the coding sequence ATGAAACAACGCCTCACATTCATAGCATTGATGCTCATCACCCTGCTGTCCCCCAGCCAGGTGTCTGCCTCCCTGCAGACAGATGAAGAGGCAGCCGGTGGTGGTGAGCTCAATGTGAAGGAGATGATCCTGCACCATCTGGCGGACAGCTATGAGTGGCATATCACAGGCAATGGTGAGAGGGATCTATCTATTCCCCTACCGGTGATTCTCCACAGCAGGCAGAGTGGGTGGCATCTCTTTCTCTCCTCCCGATTGCATCATGGTGAGGTCAGTTATCGCGGATTCAGCATTGCCAGTGAAGGAAAGTATGCCGGCAAAATCGTAGAGTCCCTGCCCGGTGGTACGATCGCCCGTCCACTCGACCTCTCTCTTACCAGGAATGCCGCTTCGCTGCTCTTCAGCTCCCTGCTGCTGATCCTGCTGGTCCTCTCTGCTGCACGCAGCATCAGCCGTGATCCGCTGAAACCGAAGAAAGGGCTTGGCGGACTGATGGAGATGGCGGTGGTGATGATAGAGGATGAAGTGATTAAACCGGCCGTAGGGAAGGATTATGCGCGCTACTCACCCTATCTTCTCACCCTCTTTTTCTTCATCCTGATCAACAACCTGATGGGCCTGATCCCACTTATACCGGGAGGGGCCAACGTGACCGGCAACATTGCCGTCACCCTGGTAATGGCCGTTACTACCTTTTTGGTGGTCAACTTCACCGGATCGAAGGAGTATTATCGAGAGATATTTTGGCCCGATGTACCGGTATGGCTGAAGGTTCCCTTTCCGTTGATGCCAATCATCGAAGTGGTAGGCCTTTTCACCAAGCCTTTTGCTTTGATGATTCGTCTCTTTGCAAATATCATGGCGGGGCATGCCATCGTGCTGGGTCTCACCTCCCTGATTTTTGTCTCGGTAAGCCTGGGAGCAACCATCAACGCTTCCATGACAGCCGCATCGGTGTTGTTCACCGTATTCATCGATTTTGTGGAGCTGCTGGTGGCCTTTATCCAAGCCTATGTCTTCACGCTGCTGTCGGCCGTCTTCATTGGACTGGCACGGGTGGAGCCCCATATTGTTCGTAACGGGGAACATAGCACGGCAAATCATCCGACACACAAATAG